One Diabrotica virgifera virgifera chromosome 3, PGI_DIABVI_V3a genomic window carries:
- the LOC126882730 gene encoding jerky protein homolog-like, with translation MTTKRKNVVVTMEKKLEALGRIDKGEYLKTIAASYGVGTFSVSDWKKNRTKIKEFCFKMITKDSLDNRCKVNKAKNETLDDALYVWFCAERECGLPVSGPIIQESALKLNKILPEFGEPNFTTSQGWLDRWKKRHGIRQLSINIPWEQPHKSQHGLGENLH, from the exons ATgacaacaaaacgtaaaaatgttgtagtgacaatggaaaagaaactagaagcattaggtagaattgataaaggtgaatatttaaaaacaattgcagcatcatatggtgtcggtacattttcagtatcggattggaagaaaaatagaactaaaatcaaagaattttgtttcaaaatgataacaaaggacagtttggacaatcggtgcaaagttaataaagctaaaaatgagaccctcgacgacgctttgtatgtgtggttttgtgcggaACGCGAATGTGGTTTACCAGTTTCCGGACCAATTATTCAAGAATCAGCACTTAAGCTGAATAAAATCTTGCCTGAATTTGGTGAACCAAATTTCACTACGAGTCAAGGTTGGCTGGATAGATGGAAAAAACGTCATGGAATACGCCAACTATCTATaaatatacc ATGGGAGCAACCTCACAAGTCACAACATGGACTAGGTGAAAACCTTCACTGA